A DNA window from Streptomyces sp. B21-083 contains the following coding sequences:
- a CDS encoding Lrp/AsnC family transcriptional regulator: MAVDELDSRILRLLLERPRSSVREYARVLGIARGTLQARLDRLEREGVITGTGPSLSPAALGHPVLAFVHIEVTQGHLDEVGDALATVPEIVEAFSIAGGGDLLARVVARDNAHLEDVIQSLISVPGVVRTRTEVALRERVPYRLLPLVESIGRTIAG, encoded by the coding sequence ATGGCCGTGGACGAGCTGGACAGCCGCATCCTGCGGCTGCTGCTGGAACGGCCCCGCAGCAGCGTCCGCGAGTACGCGCGTGTACTCGGCATCGCGCGCGGCACCCTCCAGGCCCGCCTCGACCGCCTCGAACGGGAAGGCGTGATCACCGGCACGGGTCCTTCCCTGTCCCCCGCCGCGCTCGGCCACCCCGTGCTCGCGTTCGTGCACATCGAGGTCACCCAGGGCCATCTCGACGAGGTCGGGGACGCGCTGGCGACCGTGCCGGAGATCGTCGAGGCGTTCTCGATCGCCGGGGGCGGTGATCTCCTCGCGCGGGTCGTGGCCCGCGACAACGCCCATCTGGAGGACGTGATCCAGTCGCTGATCAGCGTGCCGGGGGTGGTCCGCACCCGCACGGAGGTGGCCCTGCGCGAGCGCGTCCCGTACCGGCTGCTGCCCCTGGTGGAGTCGATCGGCCGTACGATCGCCGGCTGA
- a CDS encoding LysR substrate-binding domain-containing protein, translating into MTGSVDSPAFRLAYVPGVIPAKWVRIWNERRTDVPLTLLQVSAAEAGDLMLAGDADAALVRLPVDRTVLSAIPLYTETSVVVVPKDHVVAAVDEVTAEDLADDIVLHPLDDALGWERLPGLPAIERPATTEDAVELVAAGIGVLVVPQSLARLHHRKDLTYRPVTDAPESQVALSWPEDRTTDLVEDFIGIVRGRTVNSSRGRRQEPEAEQPKARKRAGAEGTARKPAAGRSAGRGGGAGKSGAAGRNARSGGKTGGARQGKPRRKS; encoded by the coding sequence GTGACTGGCTCGGTAGATTCCCCCGCGTTCCGGCTCGCGTACGTCCCCGGAGTGATCCCCGCCAAGTGGGTGCGGATCTGGAACGAGCGGCGAACCGACGTCCCCCTGACCCTGCTCCAGGTGTCCGCCGCCGAGGCGGGCGACCTGATGCTGGCCGGCGACGCCGACGCGGCCCTCGTCCGCCTGCCGGTCGACCGTACGGTGCTCAGCGCGATCCCCCTCTACACCGAGACGTCGGTGGTCGTGGTCCCCAAGGACCATGTCGTGGCCGCCGTCGACGAGGTGACCGCCGAGGACCTCGCCGACGACATCGTGCTGCACCCCCTCGACGACGCCCTCGGCTGGGAGCGCCTACCCGGCCTCCCCGCGATCGAGCGCCCCGCGACCACCGAGGACGCCGTCGAGCTGGTCGCGGCCGGGATCGGCGTCCTCGTCGTCCCCCAGTCCCTGGCCCGCCTCCACCACCGCAAGGACCTCACCTACCGCCCGGTCACCGACGCGCCCGAGTCCCAGGTCGCACTGTCCTGGCCGGAGGACCGCACGACGGACCTGGTCGAGGACTTCATCGGCATCGTGCGGGGCCGCACCGTCAACAGCTCACGCGGACGCCGCCAGGAGCCCGAGGCGGAGCAGCCGAAGGCCAGGAAGCGCGCTGGTGCGGAGGGCACGGCACGCAAGCCCGCCGCCGGAAGGTCGGCGGGCCGGGGCGGAGGCGCGGGAAAGAGCGGAGCGGCGGGCAGAAACGCCCGCAGCGGTGGCAAGACCGGCGGTGCCCGCCAGGGCAAGCCCCGCCGCAAGTCGTAG
- a CDS encoding DUF5997 family protein, translating into MTTHQTSQTMKPATAAKKLGVYLQATPAEFQEGVVTRAELTALQADPPEWLRDLRRDGPHPRPVVASKLSISIAGLARGGVTEALTTEQIEALKQEAPEWLRHERSVQVDVRKESARIKELHQEQQEKRENQGR; encoded by the coding sequence ATGACGACGCACCAGACCTCCCAGACCATGAAGCCCGCGACCGCGGCGAAGAAGCTGGGTGTGTACCTCCAGGCCACCCCCGCCGAGTTCCAGGAGGGTGTCGTCACGCGAGCCGAGCTCACGGCGTTGCAGGCGGACCCGCCGGAGTGGCTGCGCGACCTGCGCCGCGACGGCCCGCACCCCCGTCCGGTGGTCGCGTCGAAGCTGAGCATCTCCATCGCGGGGCTCGCCCGCGGCGGGGTCACCGAGGCCCTCACCACCGAGCAGATCGAGGCCCTGAAGCAGGAGGCCCCCGAGTGGCTCCGGCACGAGCGCTCCGTGCAGGTCGATGTCCGCAAGGAGTCGGCGCGCATCAAGGAGCTGCACCAGGAGCAGCAGGAAAAGCGGGAGAACCAGGGTAGGTAG
- a CDS encoding helix-turn-helix domain-containing protein — protein MPRDTITAWCGSGFNLVRTSAALHIHRDTVVHRMNKIEQITGRPLREHRTTMALHLACLADALGEGATPDEG, from the coding sequence GTGCCGCGGGACACGATCACCGCCTGGTGCGGGAGCGGGTTCAACCTCGTGCGGACGTCCGCGGCCCTGCACATCCACCGCGACACCGTCGTCCACCGGATGAACAAGATCGAGCAGATCACCGGCCGCCCGCTGCGCGAACACCGAACCACCATGGCCCTGCACCTCGCCTGTCTGGCCGACGCACTGGGCGAGGGCGCCACCCCCGACGAAGGGTGA
- a CDS encoding glycoside hydrolase family 2 TIM barrel-domain containing protein: MPHPHEFAVSRRRLLEGGAAVLGALALSGPAAAHRAAAADASDVTPEWNGHIDIFRVGTEPAHTTLMPYATVAQALAADRTRSPYRQSLDGTWKFAYVDRPDDRATDFYRTDVDDSAWDTIPVPSAWQLHGYDSPIYINSDYPWWGANGRGEDVQPPAAPTVHNPVGQYRRTFTLPRDWSGRRTFLHFEGVKSAHYVWINGTLVGYHEDSYDPSEYDITKHLKPGTNQIAVEVYRYSDGDWMEDQDMIRLSGIFRSVYLYSTPAVRLRDFRLDTPLSDDYKAAELLVTANVRDYGGKGAGGYSVETQLYDADGHPVWSRPLQQTVALAAGEEKSVQAAKTVPAPRLWSAEHPNLYTAVLRLRDPAGKVIETLSHRVGLREFALKDGLMRINGKPVSFRGTNRHEMHPVHGSALTRADMVQDIGIIKRLNINTVRTSHYPNNPQWLELADEYGLYLVDETNLETHGVRGEYPGNHSEWTTACVARAQNMVHRDKNHASVVIWSLGNEAGGGSTFNAMYDWIHSYDTTRVIQYEGDDRPGMSDIRSEMYDSPARVEQRAKDTNDTRPYVMIEYSHGMGNSNGNFKKYWDLVRRYPVLQGGWIWDFVDQALSWPTPTRKLLTEAGPAALHGEIIAPAGTFTRDQGVSGGTVFARDERLDLTGSLTLEAWITPHFLGYHQPIIAKGDTQYALKQSDRGLEFFIYGGGQWISAYWSLPADWTGKEHHVAGVFDATAGTLTLHVDGVARATRTTTQRPSNNTASLALATDIDNPTREFSGTIRRARVYARALSAAELASDSRGPGDDGVRFWFDAATVGLTEKRPRDKTFYAYGGDWGDNPNDGAFAGDGIITADRRLTGKSAEVKRIYQAVQITSGATPGAVTLTNEYLFTNLREFDGRWELVADGQVVRRGKLTRAQLDVAPLSAKDITVPFDLPDDPAPGAEYFLQLSFTTRQSTKWAKAGFEVARQQLALDAGSPAVTPRPLTGVPALRHEDGDASVTVKGKNFSVTIDKSTGAITSYRAGSAQLITSGPTPNFWRAPTDNDRGNGQHTRNQTWRDAGARRAVTGVSVRALRDRAVEIKVAGTLPTTPASTYTTTYTVFGNGEIKVDNTLHPGASSLPYIPEVGNLLLLPGRLDRLHYYGRGPEENHWDRNNSTDVGLYSGTVDGQWSGYLRPQENGNKTDVRWIALTDRKGAGLLVCAEPLLEVNASHFTPEDLSVGARHDYQLTPRDEIVLRLSHRQMGVGGDNSWGAHTHDEYKLFANRDYSYSYRLRPLTDVDEAMAASRRPTAGESAG, translated from the coding sequence ATGCCGCACCCCCACGAGTTCGCCGTCAGCCGCCGCCGTCTGCTGGAGGGAGGAGCCGCCGTCCTCGGCGCGCTCGCCCTGTCCGGACCGGCCGCCGCCCACCGGGCTGCCGCTGCGGACGCGTCGGACGTCACCCCCGAGTGGAACGGCCACATCGACATCTTCCGCGTCGGCACCGAACCCGCGCACACCACGCTGATGCCGTACGCGACCGTCGCCCAGGCCCTCGCCGCCGACCGCACCCGCTCCCCGTACCGCCAGAGCCTCGACGGCACCTGGAAGTTCGCCTACGTCGACCGCCCCGACGACCGGGCCACCGACTTCTACCGCACCGACGTCGACGACAGCGCCTGGGACACCATCCCGGTCCCCTCCGCCTGGCAGTTGCACGGGTACGACAGCCCGATCTACATCAACAGCGACTACCCCTGGTGGGGCGCCAACGGCCGGGGCGAGGATGTGCAGCCGCCGGCCGCGCCGACCGTCCACAACCCCGTGGGCCAGTACCGCCGCACCTTCACGCTTCCGCGCGACTGGTCGGGACGGCGGACGTTCCTCCACTTCGAGGGCGTCAAGTCGGCCCACTACGTGTGGATCAACGGCACGCTGGTCGGCTACCACGAGGACTCGTACGACCCCTCCGAGTACGACATCACCAAGCACCTGAAGCCGGGCACCAACCAGATAGCCGTGGAGGTCTACCGCTACTCCGACGGCGACTGGATGGAGGACCAGGACATGATCCGGCTGAGCGGCATCTTCCGCTCGGTGTACCTGTACTCGACGCCCGCCGTGCGCCTGCGCGACTTCCGCCTCGACACCCCGCTGAGCGACGACTACAAGGCGGCCGAGCTTCTCGTCACCGCGAACGTGCGGGACTACGGCGGCAAGGGCGCCGGCGGCTACTCCGTCGAGACGCAGCTGTACGACGCCGACGGGCACCCGGTCTGGTCGCGTCCGCTCCAGCAGACCGTCGCGCTCGCCGCCGGCGAGGAGAAGTCCGTACAGGCCGCGAAGACCGTACCCGCGCCGCGACTGTGGTCGGCCGAACACCCCAACCTGTACACCGCCGTGCTGCGCCTGCGTGATCCGGCCGGCAAGGTGATCGAGACCCTCTCCCACCGGGTCGGTCTGCGCGAGTTCGCCCTCAAGGACGGGCTGATGCGCATCAACGGCAAGCCGGTCTCCTTCCGGGGCACCAACCGGCACGAGATGCACCCCGTCCACGGCTCGGCCCTCACCAGGGCGGACATGGTCCAGGACATCGGCATCATCAAACGGCTGAACATCAACACCGTCCGTACCTCGCACTACCCGAACAACCCGCAGTGGCTGGAACTCGCCGACGAGTACGGTCTGTACCTCGTGGACGAGACCAACCTCGAAACCCACGGCGTCCGCGGCGAGTACCCCGGAAACCACTCCGAGTGGACCACGGCGTGCGTGGCCCGCGCCCAGAACATGGTCCACCGGGACAAGAACCACGCCTCGGTCGTCATCTGGTCCCTCGGCAACGAGGCGGGCGGCGGCAGCACGTTCAACGCCATGTACGACTGGATCCACTCCTACGACACCACCCGGGTCATCCAGTACGAGGGCGACGACCGTCCCGGGATGAGTGACATCCGCTCCGAGATGTACGACAGTCCCGCCCGCGTCGAGCAGCGGGCGAAGGACACGAACGACACCCGGCCGTACGTCATGATCGAGTACTCCCACGGCATGGGAAACTCCAACGGGAACTTCAAGAAGTACTGGGACCTCGTCCGGCGCTACCCGGTCCTCCAGGGCGGCTGGATCTGGGACTTCGTCGACCAGGCCCTCAGCTGGCCCACCCCGACGCGCAAGCTGCTCACCGAGGCCGGGCCCGCCGCGCTCCACGGCGAGATCATCGCCCCCGCCGGTACCTTCACCCGCGACCAGGGTGTCTCCGGCGGCACCGTCTTCGCCCGCGACGAGCGCCTCGACCTCACCGGGTCCCTGACCCTGGAGGCGTGGATCACCCCGCACTTCCTCGGCTACCACCAGCCGATCATCGCCAAGGGCGACACCCAGTACGCCCTGAAGCAGTCGGACCGGGGCCTGGAGTTCTTCATCTACGGCGGCGGCCAGTGGATCAGCGCCTACTGGTCGCTGCCCGCCGACTGGACCGGTAAGGAGCACCACGTCGCCGGTGTCTTCGACGCGACGGCCGGCACCCTGACGCTCCACGTCGACGGCGTGGCGCGAGCCACCAGGACCACCACCCAGCGGCCCAGCAACAACACCGCGTCCCTCGCCCTGGCCACCGACATCGACAACCCCACCCGGGAGTTCAGCGGCACCATCCGCAGGGCCCGCGTATACGCCCGCGCGCTGAGCGCCGCCGAGCTGGCCTCCGACAGCCGCGGCCCGGGCGACGACGGCGTACGGTTCTGGTTCGACGCCGCCACCGTCGGCCTCACCGAGAAGCGGCCCCGCGACAAGACGTTCTACGCCTACGGCGGCGACTGGGGCGACAACCCCAACGACGGGGCCTTCGCCGGGGACGGCATCATCACCGCCGACCGCAGGCTCACCGGTAAGTCCGCCGAGGTCAAGCGGATCTACCAGGCGGTGCAGATCACGTCGGGTGCGACACCGGGCGCGGTCACCCTCACCAACGAGTACCTCTTCACCAACCTCCGCGAGTTCGACGGACGCTGGGAACTGGTCGCCGACGGCCAAGTGGTCCGGCGCGGAAAACTGACCCGTGCCCAGCTCGACGTCGCGCCCCTGTCCGCCAAGGACATCACCGTGCCCTTCGACCTGCCGGACGACCCGGCGCCGGGCGCGGAGTACTTCCTGCAGCTGTCCTTCACCACCAGGCAGAGCACGAAGTGGGCCAAGGCCGGCTTCGAGGTCGCCCGGCAGCAACTCGCTCTCGACGCGGGCAGCCCCGCCGTCACGCCCAGGCCGCTGACGGGTGTCCCCGCGCTGCGCCACGAGGACGGCGACGCGTCGGTCACCGTCAAGGGCAAGAACTTCTCGGTCACCATCGACAAGTCGACCGGCGCCATCACCTCGTACAGGGCGGGCAGCGCCCAGCTGATCACCTCCGGGCCCACCCCGAACTTCTGGCGGGCGCCCACCGACAACGACCGGGGCAACGGCCAGCACACCCGCAACCAGACCTGGCGCGACGCGGGTGCCCGGCGTGCGGTGACCGGCGTGAGCGTCCGCGCCCTACGGGACCGGGCCGTCGAGATCAAGGTCGCCGGCACACTGCCGACGACGCCGGCATCGACGTACACCACCACCTACACCGTCTTCGGCAACGGTGAGATCAAGGTCGACAACACCCTCCACCCGGGGGCGAGTTCACTGCCGTACATCCCGGAGGTCGGCAACCTGCTCCTCCTGCCCGGCCGCCTGGACAGGCTGCACTACTACGGCCGCGGTCCCGAGGAGAACCACTGGGACCGCAACAACTCCACCGACGTGGGCCTCTACTCCGGCACCGTCGACGGGCAGTGGAGCGGCTATCTGCGCCCGCAGGAGAACGGCAACAAGACCGACGTCCGCTGGATCGCCCTGACGGACCGCAAGGGCGCCGGCCTGCTGGTCTGCGCCGAACCGCTCCTTGAGGTCAACGCCTCGCACTTCACGCCGGAGGACCTGTCGGTGGGGGCGCGCCACGACTACCAGCTCACCCCGCGCGACGAGATCGTCCTGCGTCTGAGTCACCGTCAGATGGGCGTCGGCGGCGACAACAGCTGGGGCGCGCACACCCACGACGAGTACAAGCTCTTCGCCAACCGCGACTACTCGTACAGCTACCGGTTGCGCCCCCTGACGGACGTCGACGAGGCGATGGCGGCCTCACGGCGGCCCACAGCGGGGGAGTCCGCAGGATGA
- a CDS encoding amidohydrolase produces the protein MTSVDVHQHLWTPSLVAALRSRREPPFLDGWTLYLHGEPPYGISPGDHDIARRAELAAADGLGRVLVSLSAPIGVEWLPAAEARPLLDAYHEGSAALPKPFDAWAAACVRDIDADATAKDLDRGFAGLQLPANALTDAAGYGRCAPLLDLLEERDLPLFVHPGPAAGEPEGPGWWPAMVPYVQQMHAAWFAFRAFGRPRHPHLRVCFALLAGLAPLHGERLTARGGGSEPATDPGVFVDTSSYGPRAVDAIVRALGTGAVVQGSDRPYAEPPLHPGFGLGGAAAYAFRIANPRRLLTGK, from the coding sequence ATGACCAGCGTCGACGTGCACCAGCATCTGTGGACCCCCTCGCTGGTGGCAGCCCTGCGCTCCCGCCGCGAGCCACCGTTCCTGGACGGCTGGACCTTGTATCTGCACGGTGAGCCGCCCTACGGGATTTCGCCCGGCGATCACGACATCGCCCGCCGCGCCGAACTCGCCGCCGCCGACGGCCTCGGCCGGGTACTCGTCTCGCTGTCCGCCCCGATCGGCGTGGAGTGGCTGCCCGCCGCCGAGGCCCGGCCCCTCCTGGACGCGTATCACGAAGGATCGGCGGCACTCCCGAAACCGTTCGACGCCTGGGCCGCCGCCTGCGTACGGGACATCGATGCCGACGCGACGGCCAAGGACCTCGACCGGGGATTCGCCGGCCTCCAGCTCCCGGCGAACGCGCTCACCGACGCGGCCGGTTACGGGCGCTGCGCCCCACTCCTCGACCTGCTCGAAGAACGCGACCTGCCGCTGTTCGTCCACCCGGGACCGGCGGCCGGCGAACCGGAGGGGCCCGGCTGGTGGCCCGCGATGGTCCCGTACGTCCAGCAGATGCACGCCGCCTGGTTCGCCTTCCGTGCCTTCGGCCGGCCCCGCCATCCCCACCTGCGCGTGTGCTTCGCCCTGCTGGCCGGACTCGCGCCGCTGCACGGGGAACGCCTCACCGCGCGGGGCGGTGGCTCGGAGCCCGCCACGGACCCGGGCGTCTTCGTCGACACCTCGTCCTACGGTCCTCGTGCCGTCGACGCCATCGTCCGTGCCCTCGGCACGGGCGCCGTCGTCCAGGGCTCGGACCGGCCTTACGCGGAGCCGCCGCTGCACCCCGGGTTCGGCCTGGGCGGAGCGGCGGCGTACGCCTTCCGTATCGCCAATCCGAGGCGGCTGCTCACCGGGAAGTGA
- a CDS encoding CoA-transferase subunit beta: MTEITRAEVCAAACADAWRGAGEVLAHTAGVLPSIGARLARLTTSPDLVLTDGEAYFMSDPPPLGRTAADGGVVEGWVPYRRVFDIVASGRRQSMMGASQIDRYGNQNISLIGDWRRPTRQLIGVRGAPGNTANHRTDYWVARHTPKVFVEKVDVVCGVGNDRARGAKGLRFHDLGVVITNLAVLDYGDDGRLRVRSLHPGVTADEVHAGTGFELDATDAPETRLPDETELRLIREVVDPSGLRDREVSRGTGS, translated from the coding sequence ATGACGGAGATCACCCGGGCCGAGGTATGTGCCGCCGCCTGCGCGGACGCGTGGCGCGGGGCCGGCGAGGTGCTCGCGCACACGGCCGGGGTGCTGCCCTCGATCGGAGCGCGCCTCGCCCGGCTGACGACCAGCCCGGACCTGGTGCTGACCGACGGCGAGGCCTACTTCATGAGCGATCCGCCGCCCCTCGGGCGGACCGCCGCGGACGGGGGTGTGGTCGAGGGCTGGGTGCCGTACCGGCGGGTCTTCGACATCGTCGCCAGTGGCCGCCGGCAGAGCATGATGGGCGCCAGCCAGATCGACCGGTACGGAAACCAGAACATCTCCCTCATCGGAGACTGGCGTCGTCCCACGCGGCAACTCATCGGTGTGCGCGGCGCTCCGGGCAACACGGCCAACCACCGCACCGACTACTGGGTGGCCCGGCACACCCCGAAGGTCTTCGTCGAGAAGGTCGACGTGGTCTGCGGAGTGGGCAACGACCGTGCGCGTGGCGCGAAGGGGCTGAGGTTCCACGACCTGGGCGTGGTCATCACGAACCTCGCGGTCCTCGACTACGGGGACGACGGGCGGCTGCGCGTGCGCTCCCTGCATCCCGGCGTCACCGCGGACGAGGTCCACGCCGGCACCGGCTTCGAGCTCGACGCGACCGACGCCCCCGAGACCCGCCTGCCCGACGAGACCGAACTGCGGCTCATCCGCGAGGTCGTGGACCCGAGCGGCCTGCGCGATCGTGAGGTGAGCCGGGGCACCGGGTCATAA
- a CDS encoding CoA transferase subunit A, whose translation MGDKSMSLEDFAGTVESGMTIGIGGWGSRRKPMALVRGLLRADVRDLTVVTFGGPDVGLLCAAGRVRKLVYGFVSLDSIALDPHFRAVRERGDVETAEYDEGMFVTGLRAAASRLSFLPTRAGLGSDVLTMNPDLVTIASPYDDEEYVAMKALRLDVALVHVNRADRAGNAQYLGPDPYFDDLFAMAADRCYVSAERIVAPEDLLASGPAQSLLISRLFVDGVIEAPRGAHFTSCDPDYGRDEAFQSHYASAARDADSWKLFRKTFLDGDEQAYQEAVAEFHAHRAGQEEGR comes from the coding sequence ATGGGTGACAAGTCGATGTCCCTGGAGGACTTCGCCGGCACCGTCGAGTCGGGCATGACGATCGGTATCGGCGGCTGGGGATCGCGGCGCAAACCGATGGCACTGGTGCGCGGGCTCCTGCGCGCCGACGTACGGGATCTGACGGTCGTCACATTCGGTGGCCCGGACGTGGGACTGCTGTGCGCGGCGGGCAGGGTCCGCAAGCTCGTCTACGGCTTCGTCTCGCTGGACAGCATCGCCCTCGACCCGCACTTCCGCGCCGTACGGGAACGGGGTGACGTGGAGACCGCCGAGTACGACGAGGGCATGTTCGTCACCGGGCTGCGGGCCGCCGCGAGCCGGCTGTCCTTCCTGCCCACCCGCGCGGGCCTCGGTTCCGATGTCCTCACGATGAACCCCGACCTGGTGACGATCGCCTCCCCGTACGACGACGAGGAGTACGTCGCGATGAAGGCGCTGCGGCTCGACGTGGCCCTGGTGCACGTCAACCGCGCCGACAGGGCGGGCAACGCCCAGTACCTGGGCCCCGATCCGTACTTCGACGACCTGTTCGCGATGGCGGCCGACCGTTGCTATGTGAGCGCCGAGCGGATCGTCGCCCCGGAGGACCTGCTCGCCTCCGGGCCCGCGCAGTCACTGCTGATCAGCCGTCTCTTCGTCGACGGGGTCATCGAGGCACCGCGCGGCGCCCACTTCACCTCCTGCGATCCCGACTACGGGCGGGACGAGGCCTTCCAGTCTCACTACGCGTCGGCGGCGCGCGACGCCGACTCCTGGAAGCTGTTCCGCAAGACGTTCCTCGACGGCGACGAACAGGCGTACCAGGAGGCGGTGGCGGAGTTCCATGCTCACCGCGCGGGCCAGGAGGAGGGTCGATGA
- a CDS encoding NAD(P)H-dependent flavin oxidoreductase: MSAPTAPVHPALHTALCDLVGVRYPIVQTGMGYVSGPELTAATAAAGGLGILASATLSLDETRDAVRAVRERTDAPFGVNMRGDSPDVLERGALLVREGVRIASFALAPRERVVRELKDSGLVVIPSVGARRHAEKVQAWGVDAVVVQGGEGGGHTGGVPTSILLPQVVDAVDIPVIAAGGFRDGRGLVAALAQGAVGIAMGTRFLLTSDSTVRDSVKAEYLGRGVADTVVTPVLDGIPQRVLRTEAVERLLRERAPARLVRSLRHAVAFRKVSGTPWSALVREGLAMRRSHELGWSQVVMAANTPMMLRAAMVDGRTDLGTLASGQVAGVIDDLPSCAELVERIIAEADAVLTRLTTAGAKR; encoded by the coding sequence ATGAGCGCCCCCACTGCCCCCGTCCATCCCGCCCTGCACACCGCGCTGTGCGACCTGGTCGGCGTCCGCTACCCGATCGTGCAGACCGGCATGGGGTATGTCTCCGGCCCGGAACTGACGGCTGCCACCGCCGCGGCCGGCGGGCTCGGCATCCTGGCCAGTGCGACGCTCTCCCTCGACGAGACCCGGGACGCCGTCCGTGCCGTCCGGGAGCGCACCGACGCGCCGTTCGGTGTGAACATGCGCGGCGACTCCCCCGACGTCCTGGAGCGCGGCGCCCTCCTGGTGCGCGAGGGCGTGAGAATCGCGTCCTTCGCCCTCGCGCCCCGTGAACGCGTCGTCCGCGAGCTGAAGGACTCCGGGCTCGTGGTCATCCCGTCCGTCGGTGCCCGCCGCCACGCCGAGAAGGTCCAGGCGTGGGGCGTGGACGCCGTCGTCGTCCAGGGCGGTGAGGGGGGCGGCCACACCGGGGGCGTACCCACCTCGATCCTGCTCCCGCAGGTAGTGGACGCCGTCGACATCCCGGTCATCGCGGCCGGCGGGTTCCGCGACGGGCGGGGGCTGGTGGCCGCGCTCGCCCAGGGTGCCGTCGGCATCGCGATGGGCACCCGGTTCCTGCTGACCAGCGACAGCACCGTGCGCGACTCGGTCAAGGCCGAGTACCTCGGGCGGGGCGTCGCCGACACCGTCGTCACCCCGGTCCTCGACGGCATCCCCCAGCGCGTACTGCGGACCGAGGCGGTGGAACGGCTGCTGAGGGAACGGGCGCCCGCGCGACTCGTCCGCTCACTGCGGCACGCCGTCGCGTTCCGGAAGGTCTCCGGCACCCCGTGGTCCGCGCTGGTCCGCGAGGGACTGGCGATGCGCCGCAGTCATGAACTGGGCTGGTCCCAGGTGGTGATGGCGGCCAACACCCCGATGATGCTGCGCGCCGCCATGGTCGACGGGCGGACGGACCTCGGGACCCTCGCCTCCGGCCAGGTGGCGGGCGTGATCGACGACCTGCCCAGCTGCGCCGAACTCGTCGAACGCATCATCGCGGAGGCCGACGCCGTCCTCACCCGCCTGACCACCGCCGGAGCGAAACGGTGA
- a CDS encoding enoyl-CoA hydratase family protein, whose translation MGTEIIETAVDAHGIAEVVVDCPPVNALPVAGWYQLAETVERLGRDPDVRVVLLRAEGRGFNAGVDVKELQADTGHAAVIGVNRGCFAAFAAVYDCAVPVVTAVQGFCLGGGIGLVGNSDVIVAADDAYFGLPEVDRGALGAATHLSRLVPQHRARAMMYTCATATAAELHAFGSVLDVVPAVRLRGRALEVAAEIAGKNPVVIRAAKEAFNGIDLWDVKRSYRYEQGFTFEINLSGVAAEVRDTFGGRPDGER comes from the coding sequence ATGGGCACGGAAATCATCGAAACAGCCGTCGACGCGCATGGCATCGCCGAGGTCGTCGTCGACTGTCCGCCGGTCAACGCCCTGCCGGTGGCGGGCTGGTACCAGCTGGCGGAGACGGTCGAGCGACTTGGCCGCGACCCGGATGTGCGGGTGGTGCTGCTGCGTGCCGAGGGGCGCGGTTTCAACGCCGGTGTGGACGTCAAGGAGTTGCAGGCCGACACCGGCCACGCGGCCGTCATCGGGGTGAACCGGGGCTGCTTCGCCGCGTTCGCCGCGGTCTACGACTGTGCGGTGCCGGTCGTCACCGCGGTCCAGGGCTTCTGTCTGGGCGGCGGGATCGGGCTGGTCGGCAACTCGGACGTGATCGTCGCGGCCGACGACGCGTACTTCGGGCTGCCCGAGGTGGACCGGGGCGCGCTGGGCGCCGCGACGCATCTGTCCCGTCTCGTCCCGCAGCACCGGGCCAGGGCGATGATGTACACCTGTGCGACCGCGACCGCCGCCGAACTGCACGCCTTCGGTTCGGTGTTGGACGTGGTCCCGGCCGTCCGGTTGCGGGGGCGGGCCCTGGAGGTCGCCGCCGAGATCGCCGGAAAGAACCCGGTGGTGATCCGCGCCGCCAAGGAAGCCTTCAACGGCATCGACCTGTGGGACGTCAAGCGCAGTTACCGCTACGAACAGGGCTTCACCTTCGAGATCAACCTCTCGGGTGTGGCCGCCGAGGTCCGCGACACCTTCGGCGGCCGTCCGGACGGGGAGCGGTGA